The following proteins come from a genomic window of Lolium rigidum isolate FL_2022 chromosome 5, APGP_CSIRO_Lrig_0.1, whole genome shotgun sequence:
- the LOC124657045 gene encoding uncharacterized protein LOC124657045 yields the protein MLPRIRRSIFYLGDEAGDGHPGGANHHGENVTGIHQQHLRAQTHGRRLLRGARDGAEVVVGLQILVRHHGHPQPCHTHVLLKQMVSWTPARNGRPYSSSRTCFLCKRELSPDKDVYMYRGDQGFCSEECRRQQILSDEAREHDSMVRKYRRAHHHHRHHHWPRPAPAVAIRTEPRRLLAVA from the exons ATGCTTCCAAGGATCCGAAGAAGCATCTTCTATCTTGGGGATGAGGCTGGTGATGGTCACCCCGGTGGTGCTAATCATCATGGAGAGAACGTTACTGGCATCCATCAGCAGCACCTCCGGGCACAAACACACGGTCGCCGGCTGCTGCGTGGAGCACGAGACGGCGCCGAAGTCGTCGTCGGGCTGCAGATCCTCGTTCGGCACCACGGCCACCCGCAGCCGTGTCACACACACGTTCTCCTCAAGCAGATGGTCAGCTGGACGCCGGCGCGCAACGGCCGGCCGTACAGCTCATCGAGGACCTGCTTCTTGTGCAAGAGGGAGCTCAGTCCTGACAAGGACGTGTACATGTACAG GGGTGATCAGGGCTTCTGCAGCGAGGAGTGCCGGCGACAGCAGATCTTGTCCGATGAAGCGAGAGAGCATGATTCCATGGTAAGGAAGTACCGGCgagctcatcatcatcatcgccaccaccactggccacggccggcgccggcggtggcgatCCGCACCGAGCCGAGGAGATTGCTGGCGGTAGCCTAA